GTTTGTCGAAGAACGCACGGCTCGCCTGGTATTCGTGCACCTGTGGGCACCACACGTTCACATCACCTGTAACGCTCATGGTCAGGGTGGCTTCGAGTATCTGGATCGAGGGGTCCATGTCCCGGAAGAGTGCCACGAGTTCGTGGTACCTGTCGAGGAATTCGTCCGTTGGTTCATCAAAGATCCCCTGGAGCCACCGGGTGTCCCAATGGTTCTCTTTCATCATGGCAACGACCCTGGTCCCCATCCCCCTCAGCATGTGCTTCCCGCGTGGTGAGGTCGCATGCACCTCCTTTCCATCGGCGGCTCTCACGCCGAGCAGCATATCCGTGGATCCAAGCCAATCGCGACGCCCCACAAGCGGCGCACCGTGGATCGTCGTCAGGCCTTCCGACTGGAACAACCGGATATATCGCTCAAGTCTTGCCCGCTCGAAAGCAACGACAGTCCCGCTGCTGTCGAAAGAGAAATACTCTCCCCAGATGAACCAGAAGGCATTCTGCCGTCCCTTTGTCATCAGGCGTGCATACTCTGCCAGCATCTTCCAGAAGGGCTCACTCCACTTCTCCACACCATGAGCAGAGCAGATATTGTCGAGGCTGTGCCAGTTGATGTAGGCCGTGGTCGCGTGTTCCAGAGAAGGGACCGTGACCCGATGGACGGTGACGGGGAACTGCAGCTCCTTTGTGACGTTGCCGCATCGCACTCTGATCTTGTACGGGTACGTGCCTTCCGGGACATGCGCGGGAACAGGGATCTCAAGACGCAGGACAACAGTCGAAGACTCGGCGGTCAGCGGCAGGGAGACCGGGCGGAACGGGTCGTAGACCCTGAACGGTGCCCTGCGCACAACAAACGGGTTGATCTTGCCGCTGTACTTCTCGGTATTCCTGTCAAGCCCCGTATTCTCTGCAACGGGGACGTCGATCAACCGATACCAGCGCTCCACTCCAAGTCGCTTGCCCTTTCCAGCTACGGCAACAACACTGATCTGCTCCTTGCCAGTCAGCCCGGCGAGCATCACATGAACACCGGCGATCGCATTACGGGGAACGTGGATCGGAAGCCGGTCGGTCATACTTTCCGGGACCATGTCCGGGAACACTTCCAGGACTTCGTCTACCAGACCGATCTGCAAGATCGGATCACCTGCCGGCTCCCCGTCAGTGATCGCGCATGCCACCCCATTCAGGAGGACAACCAGGCCCGCCAGAGTGAACCGCAGAACCATCGATCGCATATGCATCCTCTTCCGTTGAACGATACGTTCGCCTGGCGGCGCAGGACCTTAACTCCGGATACTCGCAGCCCAGGCAGAAGCGAGGTCACGGTACGGCCGGTCCGCATGGTGAAAGAACACCTTGTACGCTTCGCAGAAATGGCTGACACCAGAATCGCGCGGATCCCGGATCCTGTCCTTTGTGCATCCTCCCCTGCACATCGTGAGCCAGGGGCACTCCCTGCATGCCGTGGGCAGCTCCGCCTTCCACCGGCCAAAGTGGTCCTGCGCCGGCCCATGCAACATGTCCCTCAATGGTGCGGTCATCAGATTCCCCAGCCGCCACTCTGGCTCAACAAAGAAATCGCACGCAAAGACATCGCCATTGTGTTCGACAACCAGATAGACTCCGCATGTCTGCATCAACGTACATTCCGGAGCATCAAGTCCGACGTACGCATGGAACACCGAATCGAACCAACGGATCGAGGTCCGCGCATAGGGGCCATCGAAATCTGCCCGCCACCGGTCGAAGAGCCGCACGAGGAACTCGCCGTACGCAGGCGCCGTGACGCTGTACGGCGCAGCACGGCCGGGATCGCCGGGGTCAGATTCGACACATGGGATGTACTGCATGTGCTCGAACCCGGCCGAACAATGGAACGCGTAGATCTCCTCAGGGAACTGCGCAGCAAG
Above is a window of Ignavibacteriota bacterium DNA encoding:
- a CDS encoding DUF4091 domain-containing protein, which produces MRSMVLRFTLAGLVVLLNGVACAITDGEPAGDPILQIGLVDEVLEVFPDMVPESMTDRLPIHVPRNAIAGVHVMLAGLTGKEQISVVAVAGKGKRLGVERWYRLIDVPVAENTGLDRNTEKYSGKINPFVVRRAPFRVYDPFRPVSLPLTAESSTVVLRLEIPVPAHVPEGTYPYKIRVRCGNVTKELQFPVTVHRVTVPSLEHATTAYINWHSLDNICSAHGVEKWSEPFWKMLAEYARLMTKGRQNAFWFIWGEYFSFDSSGTVVAFERARLERYIRLFQSEGLTTIHGAPLVGRRDWLGSTDMLLGVRAADGKEVHATSPRGKHMLRGMGTRVVAMMKENHWDTRWLQGIFDEPTDEFLDRYHELVALFRDMDPSIQILEATLTMSVTGDVNVWCPQVHEYQASRAFFDKRRTAGDRVWVYTCLAPGGPWLNRLLDMERLRQVYIGWALARYDLQGYLHWGFNHHTAKPFEELVRFHMEGQYLPAGDSHIVYPVKEGPLSSHRFEAHRIGMEDCEVLAQVKQRSPGRAEEIIGMVVRAFDEYDKRVPEYRRARQALLEAADVQIAP
- a CDS encoding anaerobic sulfatase maturase, whose product is MKTFNLVLVKPAGPDCNLDCSYCFYVQHGTAVHETHRMSDEVLEEMIRQALNGREQHMSFVWQGGEPTLMGLPFFQRVVALQQKHGNGKSVSNALQTNGLLLNEEWAEFLREYRFLVGLSIDGPEHIHDHYRKARGGQGSWHQVMDAARLLRAHDVEVNALSVVTDLAAQFPEEIYAFHCSAGFEHMQYIPCVESDPGDPGRAAPYSVTAPAYGEFLVRLFDRWRADFDGPYARTSIRWFDSVFHAYVGLDAPECTLMQTCGVYLVVEHNGDVFACDFFVEPEWRLGNLMTAPLRDMLHGPAQDHFGRWKAELPTACRECPWLTMCRGGCTKDRIRDPRDSGVSHFCEAYKVFFHHADRPYRDLASAWAASIRS